In Neodiprion virginianus isolate iyNeoVirg1 chromosome 6, iyNeoVirg1.1, whole genome shotgun sequence, the genomic window GGTAACTGCTATCATTGTTGTGTGAATCTAGTTACTAAAATcctattcttttttcacattaatcaattattctcACTGTAACCTTAATTCCTAAACATATTTCATCTGCTGGTGATTTTGAATGCAAGGATGTGGCGAGATTCCACAAGATTTCTAAATTTGTGGAAAATCGTATAAtgttaattcaaattttacatacgaaatttttcagtgaaaattcaAGAACCTGTCAAACCAGATGTACCAAAACAATCTCCAGTTACAAATGGAGAGTTGGACGAAGAAACTCTCTTAGCTAATAGACTCAAACTTGTACAAAAAATAGCTGGGCCAAAGAAGAAAGCAGATAAACAGTAagaagttttccaaaatttcgcGGTTTGCTGTAGTATAATGATGGTGAAATTAACAAGCAACAGCttccattaaaaatatattccgGGCGAGACAaacccccctccccctgccACAAACTTTTCGATCATTGGCACAATGCTGCTTGCTGgttttaattgaaaacattttagTACAATTGAAAGTTGTGTAAAATTTGTAGAAAGAGCCCAAAACCCGAGAAAACTGGAAAGCAGCCTCGAAAATGGGAATTGGGAGGAACCAACAAAGATTTGGTCAACTTGGAACTGGAACGTACAACGGATAAACGTGaagatgttgaaaatattattcaagcAGATACATCGGTAAGTTTTGTACTGCAGACTAGGAAAGCTCTGATACTAGctaatttcacaaaaaaatttagatgGTTGGGAAAATGAAGCCTGGGATTCAAGATTTGGAAGTTGAAGATGAGCCCGAAGATGTGAAAATGCAATCACAAAAACCTGGAGGtgtattttccattttcaaagGACTCGTTGGTAACAAATCCCTAACCAAAGAGGATATGCTGCCAGCATTAGACAAGTTCAAAGATCATTTGATATCTAAGAATGTTGCTGCTGATATTGCATACAAGTTGTGTGAATCTGTGAGCACAAAATTGGAGGGAAAAGTATTAGGTACATTTGACAGTGTTGCTAGTACGGTTAAAAATACACTGACTGAAGCTTTGGTACAAATTTTATCACCGAAAAGAAGAGTGGATATACTGAGAGATGCGTATGAAGCTAAGAAAAATAACAGACCTTACGTGATGACATTTTGTGGCGTTAACGGTGTTGGAAAGTCGACGAATTTGGCAAAAATCTGTTTTtggttgattgaaaataatttcagagtCCTAATTGCCGCTTGTGACACTTTCAGGTAACATTGACTCTTCTCTTTTCACTGTCATGCGTTAATATCATCGAATATTAGTAACGGTTTAATAAGAGTTCATCATCTTCGTCACTTATACGCAGAGCTGGTGCTGTAGAACAGTTGCGGACCCACACGCGGCATTTAAACGCCCTACACCCACCTGAGAAACATAACAATCAAACAATGGTGCAACTGTATGAAAAGGGTTATGGAAAAGATGCTGCTGGGATAGCCATGGAGGCCATACGTTTTGCCAAAGATGCTAGAATCGACATTGTCTTGGTAGATACTGCTGGGAGAATGCAGGACAATGAGCCGTTGATGCGAGCTTTGACAAAATTGATTAAAGTCAACGAGCCAGATTTGGTGCTATTTGTGGGCGAGGCTTTGGTCGGCAACGAGGCTGTTGATCAATTGGTCAAATTTAATCAGGCTCTAGCAGATTATAGCAGTTCCGTTAATCCGCATATCATCGACGGCATTGTGTTGACTAAATTCGACACCATTGACGATAAGGTACCGTAAGATGAACTTCTCCCCATTCTGTAAATATGGAATACCGAGCAAAATAATCAGTGTTACGTTAATGtgttttgtgaaaatattgttgattCAGAGAGTACCAGTTTTGGATAATATTTCTTTGTATTTCacgaagttttttttaactttcagGTGGGTGCTGCTATTTCTATGACTTACATAACTGGTCAGCCAATTGTATTTGTTGGAACTGGTCAAACGTATATCGATTTGAAAGCACTAAACGCCAAGGCTGTTGTTCATGCCTTGATGAAATAGGTTTGTAATTAAAagaagatttcaaaaatttatgtaacatacattttttcgcACTTATGTGTTGTTAATTATACATTTCATTACGATGCATTACATATACTGAAACACACGGACACGGACATACAACAGACATACGAGCATAGGTATAACatcaaaatatatttcgcTTTTCCAAATTTCACAGTAAGGATTATTCTGTAACATGGTAAAATTTAAGATATGCAATAATTACGACGTCCATTTAATACGTTATTCGTTTTATGACGTCTATAAAACAAGGtttcaacaatttattatttttactccaTAAAACGGTGAAGAGTATACCGTTGCAAATTCTCTTTGTGACATTTTTAGGGTTATAATGTAATAGTAgatgaaaatgattatttattgtatagATACATTTAACGaacaattttataagaaaagtttaataaaaataaatgtaattctTATTTTATGGTCATTTGTCAATAATCACTAAGGTAAAATTGAACCGATCTACTGAACACGCGTTACATTTCGAGTAATTGAGGATTTGGTAAAACTGTTCTCAAGGTTCGGTGACTTGCTATTTTTTCCTGTGTACGCAGCTCCATTTACAGCGCGGAAATTGCATTCgttcattatttattattcttacgataaaacgaatttgaataatatgtACGCGTGGATTTCACAGTCATCCAGTCATGTATCGTATACTCACGTTACTTACTGTCGTCCTCCGTTGACAGTTGAGGAGTTCAATTAACTAGGGCTTTAAGTGCCATTTTTTCGTAATAAATTCCACAGGCAAATTCAAGCGATGAATAACGCTgcagcgagaaaaaaataaaaaaagaaaaaatggttcttctcggttttttttttccaaatttcttgTCACTGGCACTTGCAACCCTTTTCTAATTCTCCTCAACATTGATTCATTAAATGGAACCCATTGGTAACTGTTCGTCTACGCTTCGATTTTCCTCCTTTCGATCTGTTTGCTCCTCTTCTAGTTCCCAGTTTGCCGcatcgtcaaacttcaatTCTTCCGGAATAGTACCCAAAATTGGCAACTTAATAATAAACCcttaaagaaatttaattcacCCTCGTTAAACTCAAGAATTATCGGATTATAGTACTATGCAAAATATCTATGAGTATACATTGTGTACAGTATCTCACTGAAATACGTCATTAGCcttggaaaattaatttttacctgTTACTAGTCCCGTGACAATTGCAATTAATATGGTAACCAGGAGCGTTAGCAACTGATATCCCGCTTGCTGGCCAGCCGTTCTATCCTGACCCGGTTTTACCGGATAATCATCATTGATTTCACCCAACTCTTTTGGCGACGAAGGAGCTCTTGCTTCGAATATCTACACGAGCATGAAATCAGAGTTGTAAATCTTTGACATTTACCGATTCGCGATAATGTATAATAAGAAGAGGCTGTAGAATTTGTGGAAATTCCATTAAATCGTATTGATCCAGCTGATCTATAGATCCCCTCCACGGAGCGATATCGAGACGAGACCGTTCCTCTCTTTCTTACCTCGTAGAGCGAATAACGATAGTCTTCCAGCGTCGCGAGGCCCGCCATAAGCGCTCCGAATATTCCGGCAAGAACACCGGGCATCCCGTGTAAATTGTGAACGCCACAGGTGTCATGAATTCGTAAGAATTTTTGTATCAATGGCTGAAACGGTCGAACAAACGTTTACTATTTAGACGTGAATGAGAATGAAGTCACTTTTGAAGAATGTGTGTCAAATAGAGTCGCGAATGTTGGCGAGGAGCTTATAGTCTTCGAACCAACTGTGATTTATGCAAGTacgagtttttaaaaaatatatggaaTTGCTCTAACCGTCAAGTATCTGTAGCCGAGAACGCTGAGAGCTCCCGCAATAGATCCAATTATAAGTGCACCGAAGGGTTCGCACATCATCCCTGAAACAGTACGATAATAGACACGTTGAGCGTTGATGCTGATCGACGATTCTTTCTTTGCTCTTCCAATCATCTCCGGTTATAACGTAATCTACCTGCTGCTGTGCCAACGGCAACACCCCCGGCGagggttgaattttgtacGTGAACCATAttgaatttattgtttttagatACAAGGGCCGACGTTGCAAACGCTGCAACGCAGCTGCCGGCTATCGAGAGTAAAGTGTTGATTATCGCTCTCTGCTGATCGTCGCCGTGCAACGCGGCGCTGTTGAAGGAGGGCCAGAACAGCCAGAGAAATATCGTACCTGTTGACAAGAATTTCGATTTCTCAGTCTTCGACTCtgtcgtatatgtatatcttcgaatatcgaagtccacgtatctcaaagGCGAAAAAGGGCTCAACAGTCCCAATTTATACACAATTACGAACGAAAACAGTCCgagacatttttatttaacgcAGCGATAAAGAAATGGTCCACGTATctgaattctacgaatttactattaCGATTTCCTAGATtccgtgccatttctttatatctgtgtcaaatgaaaatatattttagtgtttttgaattttgttcagaattgtgtaCAGAATGAGCCTGTTAAGTCCTTTTTTGcgcttgaaatatttgaagtCGTATAcgacaacgtcgaaatcgaccaggacATCCCCTTAAGGCTAATCGATCTCTTAAGTACCTATCATCGCAAATATGTCCGACTGATAGTTGGAACCTTCCAAGGGATGCTCCTTCGGTGCTTCCTTGTACCCGAGAACGAAGCTAATGGCTAGACCGAAGTACGCCCCGAATACGTGAACGTACATGCTGTCTCCAGCGTCGACCGCCTGTAATTTTCATCATCAGAGGTGTCATGCTAAGTGGATGTATGGCTCAAGTGTGTACGCTCGACCGAAACTTTGCAAGTCGTTCCAGTCCAAATTTCTGCCGAGTAACTAAAACGTGTTCAATCTTACCCTGAAGTGATGCTCTCCTATGTACTTGTTGACAGTGTATACAACAAGTTCTATCACTCCCATGACTATCAGCTGCGTGTAAGTCGTTTTTCCCAAAAGTGCTCCCATGGAAATTAAGGGCGCGGCCACGGCGACATCGGCGCTGAGCAGACTGTGAAGAGAATTTGAAAGTTTGATGAAAAGTGCCTTGGAATGAGAGTGGAAAGGTAAATCTGTGCGAGTTGCTCGTACCTTTGCAAGGACAATGGTGCTTTGCCGGATTCTTTCGACAGGTACAATACTCCCTGACAGAGTATTGCGACTTGGATCAAAATTGCAGCGACGAGAAATGTGAGGCCAACCGCGCTCTGTCCGTATTTTCGTAGAAAAGTCATCAGAAAACCGAATCCAACCCATATCATCACGTGGACATCTTGATAcactggaaattttttttaaattactcaATAAACAAGTTAAGCTCATGCggtttcggaaaaaaaaagttgacgTATAATGCCTGTTTGTTACGCGTTCTCCAATTCGTTCCGTACGTTGGTCGCACATTTTGCTTGACTTGTGATTTTTCGTGAACATTCAGATTACTTACGCGCGTAAGCTCGGGGCGCATCGTCTTGTTGATTCCCGTTCAAGTACGGATGGACATTGTTTGCTATAGAACGAGCATTCGATTCCGGTCCGTATTCGGAAAGCGCAAGAAATCCAACGATAATAATCGCCTCAACGAAGATCAGACCGATACCGTGTGCGAAACGTACCATCCGAACCATGGCGGTGTCTCCGTTTCTGCGCCTTGTTGATTGTCTGTCATTTTTCAACACTACCATGCTTCTAATCTATTCTTCAACGCGTTTCCGTCGCGGTAATTGTTAGCTTATTTCAAATCTACTCACAAGAATTACGGAGGAGGGGGGGATCTGTTAGCAATACGATTTTCCACAAATGTAtactaattaaaaataaaaaaataaacaagtcATGGAGACTTGCAGTAGGTAAAAACTGTCTGTATAGCACAAATGAAACGCCGCGCGGCGGCACAGCTTTGATTACGCGATGTATTTTTACGAAATCTGTGTTACTTCGTATAATTACAATCGAGGAGATAATTATTATCTCTGGACTATAGTCGACCCGGGACACTTTGAAGTTTACGTTGCTCAACTTTCGCTACATACGCGactgaatttaaataatatgtaGATTCATCGATGGTGAAAagttcaggtttttttttcagttacggCTGGAGTTTAAATTTCGGGATGCACTTATCGCTGTTTATTTAGTTATATGTTAGCTGCCTTACTTCTTCCTGTCAATATACAATGCTGGGCAGAAAGTTGGAATTTCGAACTGGCTGTTTTTACGTACGATAGAAACTTTTTTTGCAACACCTGCATGGAAAGTCCATTTTTATGCACCATTTACAAGCACCGAAAGTAGTCTTTTATACACATGTGCGAAAAAAACCTTCGCGCATTGCTAGCGGTGTGCGAAAAAGACGATCGCGCTTTTATTCACAGTTGCGCATGTCGGACTTGCCATTACAggtgtattaaaaaatgaagttCGATACTAGTGCGCGAAAGTTGGCAATGCCTATCTCGCGTGAATGCGCAACACTCGCCCTCCAACTCGTCTCCGGGCTCGTGCTGCGCATTCACACTT contains:
- the LOC124308231 gene encoding signal recognition particle receptor subunit alpha homolog isoform X2, yielding MLDLFTIFSKGGIVLWCFQSTTQIFTPSVNALIRSVILQERTGSHTFDHDSLRLQYKLDNEFELIFVVAYQKILQLSYVDKFLSDVHLEFRDRYKNELAKSQWFYNFNFKNSYDAILAAAEQWGKHQAKLPKQMRTFDESIKSKKTVASMIERKDDRDNKKQVKIQEPVKPDVPKQSPVTNGELDEETLLANRLKLVQKIAGPKKKADKQKSPKPEKTGKQPRKWELGGTNKDLVNLELERTTDKREDVENIIQADTSMVGKMKPGIQDLEVEDEPEDVKMQSQKPGGVFSIFKGLVGNKSLTKEDMLPALDKFKDHLISKNVAADIAYKLCESVSTKLEGKVLGTFDSVASTVKNTLTEALVQILSPKRRVDILRDAYEAKKNNRPYVMTFCGVNGVGKSTNLAKICFWLIENNFRVLIAACDTFRAGAVEQLRTHTRHLNALHPPEKHNNQTMVQLYEKGYGKDAAGIAMEAIRFAKDARIDIVLVDTAGRMQDNEPLMRALTKLIKVNEPDLVLFVGEALVGNEAVDQLVKFNQALADYSSSVNPHIIDGIVLTKFDTIDDKVGAAISMTYITGQPIVFVGTGQTYIDLKALNAKAVVHALMK
- the LOC124308231 gene encoding signal recognition particle receptor subunit alpha homolog isoform X1, translating into MLDLFTIFSKGGIVLWCFQSTTQIFTPSVNALIRSVILQERTGSHTFDHDSLRLQYKLDNEFELIFVVAYQKILQLSYVDKFLSDVHLEFRDRYKNELAKSQWFYNFNFKNSYDAILAAAEQWGKHQAKLPKQMRTFDESIKSKKTVASMIERKDDRDNKKQGKKKKGIFSNDDSHLKIQEPVKPDVPKQSPVTNGELDEETLLANRLKLVQKIAGPKKKADKQKSPKPEKTGKQPRKWELGGTNKDLVNLELERTTDKREDVENIIQADTSMVGKMKPGIQDLEVEDEPEDVKMQSQKPGGVFSIFKGLVGNKSLTKEDMLPALDKFKDHLISKNVAADIAYKLCESVSTKLEGKVLGTFDSVASTVKNTLTEALVQILSPKRRVDILRDAYEAKKNNRPYVMTFCGVNGVGKSTNLAKICFWLIENNFRVLIAACDTFRAGAVEQLRTHTRHLNALHPPEKHNNQTMVQLYEKGYGKDAAGIAMEAIRFAKDARIDIVLVDTAGRMQDNEPLMRALTKLIKVNEPDLVLFVGEALVGNEAVDQLVKFNQALADYSSSVNPHIIDGIVLTKFDTIDDKVGAAISMTYITGQPIVFVGTGQTYIDLKALNAKAVVHALMK
- the LOC124308234 gene encoding ammonium transporter Rh type B isoform X1; amino-acid sequence: MVVLKNDRQSTRRRNGDTAMVRMVRFAHGIGLIFVEAIIIVGFLALSEYGPESNARSIANNVHPYLNGNQQDDAPRAYALYQDVHVMIWVGFGFLMTFLRKYGQSAVGLTFLVAAILIQVAILCQGVLYLSKESGKAPLSLQSLLSADVAVAAPLISMGALLGKTTYTQLIVMGVIELVVYTVNKYIGEHHFRAVDAGDSMYVHVFGAYFGLAISFVLGYKEAPKEHPLEGSNYQSDIFAMIGTIFLWLFWPSFNSAALHGDDQQRAIINTLLSIAGSCVAAFATSALVSKNNKFNMVHVQNSTLAGGVAVGTAAGMMCEPFGALIIGSIAGALSVLGYRYLTPLIQKFLRIHDTCGVHNLHGMPGVLAGIFGALMAGLATLEDYRYSLYEIFEARAPSSPKELGEINDDYPVKPGQDRTAGQQAGYQLLTLLVTILIAIVTGLVTGFIIKLPILGTIPEELKFDDAANWELEEEQTDRKEENRSVDEQLPMGSI
- the LOC124308234 gene encoding ammonium transporter Rh type A isoform X2, producing MGQGMHLPGGMTKQVLYLFALQIVIIVLMGTLMKYDSEVRPKSRSDKNSTDPDNKNGQIRIYPMYQDVHVMIWVGFGFLMTFLRKYGQSAVGLTFLVAAILIQVAILCQGVLYLSKESGKAPLSLQSLLSADVAVAAPLISMGALLGKTTYTQLIVMGVIELVVYTVNKYIGEHHFRAVDAGDSMYVHVFGAYFGLAISFVLGYKEAPKEHPLEGSNYQSDIFAMIGTIFLWLFWPSFNSAALHGDDQQRAIINTLLSIAGSCVAAFATSALVSKNNKFNMVHVQNSTLAGGVAVGTAAGMMCEPFGALIIGSIAGALSVLGYRYLTPLIQKFLRIHDTCGVHNLHGMPGVLAGIFGALMAGLATLEDYRYSLYEIFEARAPSSPKELGEINDDYPVKPGQDRTAGQQAGYQLLTLLVTILIAIVTGLVTGFIIKLPILGTIPEELKFDDAANWELEEEQTDRKEENRSVDEQLPMGSI
- the LOC124308234 gene encoding ammonium transporter Rh type A isoform X3; this encodes MHLPGGMTKQVLYLFALQIVIIVLMGTLMKYDSEVRPKSRSDKNSTDPDNKNGQIRIYPMYQDVHVMIWVGFGFLMTFLRKYGQSAVGLTFLVAAILIQVAILCQGVLYLSKESGKAPLSLQSLLSADVAVAAPLISMGALLGKTTYTQLIVMGVIELVVYTVNKYIGEHHFRAVDAGDSMYVHVFGAYFGLAISFVLGYKEAPKEHPLEGSNYQSDIFAMIGTIFLWLFWPSFNSAALHGDDQQRAIINTLLSIAGSCVAAFATSALVSKNNKFNMVHVQNSTLAGGVAVGTAAGMMCEPFGALIIGSIAGALSVLGYRYLTPLIQKFLRIHDTCGVHNLHGMPGVLAGIFGALMAGLATLEDYRYSLYEIFEARAPSSPKELGEINDDYPVKPGQDRTAGQQAGYQLLTLLVTILIAIVTGLVTGFIIKLPILGTIPEELKFDDAANWELEEEQTDRKEENRSVDEQLPMGSI